In Pseudobythopirellula maris, a single window of DNA contains:
- a CDS encoding PDZ domain-containing protein, translating into MIHFFGMGVAPLSGSGLEVVRVAPLSPAHEAGVRRGDVLVKLGDYRTEPLDVFREAVDQLAEKKEEGDTLSLEVRRNGDSMQLELTERKLVESDIESESESNRKNKQQQQSNNQNQQGGETLAGSPYDSRQASGSAGRAAASSNSGMGGAGAAGQDNSQGDVDAYFYGGGSGVLTSSQLEQQERLRGIADRRGLTNAQQQEMRRLESLSNGRFADLQPLSDDDRSRLDQLRQQAQSGERLSDDDRATLRQLTAREAQSNGGDVFELRARLEQGAQAGLLSDQQQQQLQRLRNLGLSRNTQQALNRSRVLDQLGANGAAGNALSPEQQSRLQQLSSQQGGRTRQQLAEMRRLRTQQQNRAVEGLQNEYAQLRQRVSNGGQLSRAEQARFQQLQQNRTAFSSGADLTNLGPPLNANGGQQAGNRAGGVQSTGEQPRLGQGSGIGLGGQPATGGATTGNTATGNTASGGTANGGVATGGGTTGGANTGGGTSGGGSGGGSGGSQ; encoded by the coding sequence GTGATCCATTTCTTCGGCATGGGCGTGGCGCCGCTCAGCGGCTCGGGGCTCGAAGTGGTTCGCGTGGCGCCCCTTTCACCGGCCCACGAAGCGGGGGTGCGACGTGGCGACGTGCTGGTCAAGCTCGGCGACTATCGCACCGAGCCGCTCGACGTCTTCCGCGAGGCGGTTGATCAACTCGCGGAAAAGAAAGAAGAGGGCGACACGCTCAGCTTAGAGGTTCGTCGCAACGGCGACTCGATGCAGCTTGAGCTTACCGAGCGTAAGCTCGTGGAGAGCGATATCGAGAGCGAAAGCGAATCGAATCGCAAGAACAAGCAACAGCAGCAGTCCAACAATCAGAATCAGCAAGGCGGCGAAACGCTGGCCGGCTCGCCCTACGACAGCCGGCAGGCGAGCGGCTCTGCGGGCAGAGCTGCCGCTTCCTCTAACTCGGGTATGGGCGGAGCAGGAGCCGCGGGACAAGACAATTCGCAGGGCGATGTCGACGCTTACTTTTACGGCGGCGGATCGGGTGTGCTTACCTCCTCGCAACTCGAGCAGCAGGAGCGGCTCCGCGGCATCGCCGATCGCCGTGGCCTGACGAACGCCCAGCAGCAGGAGATGCGTCGGCTCGAATCGCTCTCGAACGGACGCTTTGCCGATCTCCAACCGCTGTCGGACGACGACAGGTCGCGGCTCGATCAACTCCGGCAACAGGCCCAGTCGGGCGAGCGCCTAAGCGACGACGACCGTGCGACGCTCCGCCAGTTGACCGCCCGTGAGGCCCAGAGCAACGGCGGCGACGTGTTCGAACTCCGCGCCCGTCTGGAGCAAGGCGCCCAAGCCGGCCTGCTCTCCGACCAACAGCAGCAGCAACTCCAGCGGCTCCGCAACCTGGGGCTCTCGCGAAACACGCAGCAGGCGCTCAACCGCTCGCGCGTGCTCGATCAACTCGGCGCCAACGGCGCCGCGGGCAACGCTCTGAGCCCCGAGCAGCAGTCCCGCCTCCAGCAGTTGAGCAGCCAGCAAGGCGGGCGCACCCGGCAGCAGCTCGCCGAGATGCGACGCCTGCGGACACAGCAGCAGAACCGTGCCGTCGAAGGTCTTCAGAACGAGTACGCCCAGCTGCGCCAGCGGGTGTCCAACGGCGGCCAGCTCAGTCGTGCCGAGCAGGCCCGTTTCCAACAGCTTCAGCAGAACCGCACCGCCTTCTCGAGCGGCGCCGACCTGACGAACCTCGGCCCGCCGCTCAACGCGAACGGAGGTCAGCAAGCAGGCAATCGGGCCGGCGGCGTCCAGTCGACCGGCGAGCAGCCGAGACTCGGGCAGGGGAGCGGCATCGGCCTCGGCGGCCAGCCCGCCACGGGCGGCGCGACGACAGGCAATACGGCGACGGGCAACACGGCATCGGGCGGAACCGCCAACGGCGGAGTAGCGACCGGTGGCGGGACAACAGGTGGCGCCAACACCGGCGGCGGCACGAGCGGCGGGGGTAGTGGCGGCGGAAGCGGTGGCAGCCAGTGA
- a CDS encoding polysaccharide biosynthesis tyrosine autokinase, whose translation MPENETPQVTPSGAHQAMVETAPHNNQLSTYGPPSAFPGPMGPSPHDVIRGGIDASSLMNSLRRRWMLVLGMSLLLGAATATGLFLVLPESSSATAVYMVESKPVSLLDEKSQQSSKDFGIFKNTQLAWIKSQAVLTTALRDREINSLPMFRDQTDPVAWLSEELQVSFPNNGELLQITLEGSERPEDLKKVVEAVSRAYTQDVLFNERNIRKRPIQILKTNITKLDNQVSEKMKVYYSLAKDTGSSAAYDGGVDPQTRLLMHSVTELQKREAVLKSKLVDAAMKYRMIDEQIKDPSYLESRIDQALAGDPTVSQMQNEMMMYDAQIRMLQTTVKGGSSPDIRRLDRLRQNLSSQIAQYRQQMRAQLAGQNETEPDPYLKAAVTEFSVTRAMLDNELKQVQTEIQTIQEKLLDKAERNTDLMVRQAEIEQLKEVQRGIASKIQNLQVEMDAPERIRPIGADSTGAALAEIREHRNTLQRYLLSALGGLTVFGLTGFGIGYMEFLNRRLNGPDQVDEGLGIRVIGTLPSLAGRKALNPNHPVVAQLTESIDSVRTALMHESTSKRRRLVLVTSAGATEGRTTVASQLAASLARAGRRTLLIDGDMRRPALHTLFSTPLEDGLCEVLRGEAELKDAVRATAAEGLWLLPAGYCDPQAVQALAGDAAQALFQKMREDYDFVIIDGAPVLDMSDSLLFGQHCDGAILSVLRDVSSTPKIHKTAELLKSVGVRLIGSVVNGVPIKTDRRVTQLQKVTPKNGQRKLETADA comes from the coding sequence ATGCCTGAGAACGAAACACCTCAAGTCACGCCGTCGGGCGCCCACCAGGCGATGGTCGAGACCGCCCCGCACAACAACCAGCTGTCGACGTACGGCCCGCCGTCGGCCTTCCCCGGACCGATGGGTCCCTCTCCCCACGACGTGATCCGCGGCGGCATCGACGCCAGCTCGCTGATGAACTCGCTGCGTCGCCGCTGGATGCTGGTGCTCGGCATGAGCCTGCTGCTCGGCGCCGCCACGGCCACCGGGCTCTTTTTGGTTCTGCCCGAGTCGAGCTCGGCCACGGCCGTTTACATGGTCGAGAGCAAGCCGGTCTCGCTGCTCGACGAGAAGAGCCAGCAGAGCTCGAAGGACTTCGGCATCTTCAAGAACACGCAGCTCGCGTGGATCAAGAGCCAAGCGGTTCTCACCACCGCGTTGCGCGACCGCGAGATCAACAGCCTGCCGATGTTCCGCGATCAGACCGACCCGGTCGCCTGGCTCAGCGAAGAGCTGCAAGTGAGCTTCCCGAACAACGGCGAGCTGCTGCAGATCACGCTCGAGGGCAGCGAGCGGCCCGAGGACCTCAAGAAGGTCGTCGAGGCGGTCAGCCGTGCTTACACCCAAGACGTGTTGTTCAACGAGCGGAACATCCGCAAGCGTCCGATCCAGATCCTGAAGACCAATATCACGAAGCTCGACAACCAAGTCAGCGAGAAGATGAAGGTCTACTACTCGCTCGCCAAAGACACCGGCTCGTCGGCCGCGTACGACGGCGGCGTCGACCCCCAGACCCGGCTGCTGATGCACTCGGTCACCGAGCTGCAGAAGCGCGAGGCGGTCCTCAAGTCGAAGTTGGTCGACGCGGCGATGAAGTACCGCATGATCGACGAACAGATCAAGGACCCGAGTTATCTCGAGTCGCGCATCGATCAGGCCTTGGCGGGCGACCCGACCGTGAGCCAGATGCAGAACGAGATGATGATGTACGACGCCCAGATCCGCATGCTGCAGACCACGGTCAAGGGCGGTTCGTCGCCCGATATCCGCCGCCTCGACCGGTTGCGTCAAAACCTCTCGAGCCAGATCGCTCAGTACCGTCAGCAGATGCGTGCTCAGCTCGCCGGGCAGAACGAGACCGAGCCCGACCCGTACCTCAAGGCGGCCGTCACCGAGTTCTCCGTCACCCGGGCGATGCTCGACAACGAGCTGAAGCAGGTCCAAACCGAGATCCAGACGATCCAGGAAAAGCTCCTCGACAAGGCCGAGCGGAACACCGACCTGATGGTCCGCCAGGCGGAGATCGAGCAGCTCAAGGAGGTGCAGCGTGGCATCGCCAGCAAGATCCAGAACCTGCAGGTCGAGATGGACGCCCCCGAGCGGATCCGCCCGATCGGCGCCGACTCGACCGGAGCCGCCCTCGCCGAGATCCGTGAGCACCGCAACACGCTCCAGCGTTACTTGCTCTCCGCCTTGGGCGGGCTCACCGTCTTCGGGCTCACCGGCTTCGGCATCGGCTACATGGAGTTCCTCAACCGTCGCCTCAACGGCCCGGACCAAGTGGACGAGGGACTCGGCATCCGCGTGATCGGCACCCTGCCGTCGCTCGCCGGCCGCAAGGCCCTCAACCCGAACCACCCGGTTGTGGCCCAGCTGACCGAGTCGATCGACAGCGTCCGAACCGCCCTGATGCACGAGTCGACCTCCAAGCGTCGGCGCCTGGTGCTCGTCACCAGCGCCGGGGCGACCGAGGGCCGCACCACCGTGGCGAGCCAGCTGGCCGCCAGCCTGGCCCGCGCCGGACGCCGCACGCTGCTGATCGACGGCGACATGCGTCGCCCCGCCCTGCACACGCTCTTCAGCACCCCGCTGGAAGACGGCCTGTGCGAGGTGCTCCGCGGCGAGGCCGAGCTGAAAGACGCCGTCCGGGCGACCGCCGCCGAAGGGCTGTGGCTCTTGCCGGCCGGTTACTGTGACCCGCAAGCGGTCCAAGCCCTGGCGGGCGACGCCGCCCAGGCGTTGTTCCAGAAGATGCGGGAAGATTACGACTTTGTCATCATCGACGGCGCCCCGGTCTTGGACATGAGCGACTCGCTCTTGTTCGGCCAGCACTGCGATGGGGCGATCTTGTCGGTGCTCCGCGATGTCTCCTCCACGCCGAAGATCCACAAGACGGCCGAACTGCTCAAGAGCGTCGGCGTCCGGCTCATCGGCTCGGTGGTGAACGGCGTGCCGATCAAGACCGACCGCCGCGTCACCCAACTGCAAAAGGTCACCCCGAAGAACGGCCAGCGGAAGCTCGAAACAGCCGACGCCTGA
- a CDS encoding acetylxylan esterase → MPRRRFVRFVLGSLAAIACNGAALAQRIDVVPDHADGQYAVGETITWRLNYNAEESGRPAPAELRYTLKRGGRTEIGSGVIQLDDGAAQWTATLDAPGALLAEFVAPGDDESKRLQAFGGAVVAPGEIGLSAGAPEDFEAFWIEQVERLAAIEPAARLEPKEAKRPGVGYWHVTLSGWGGTKIRGQLARPAAGDKFPAMFIPQWAGVYPLENQWVDDRADEGWLALNILAHDLPIDEPAEFYKQQKQGPLKDYWEIGVESRDESYFLRMYLSCVQAVRYLTSREDWDGETLVVMGASQGGQQTLVTAGLLSLMKEHATAIEAPELSAALALCPAGCDALGPRVGRAPGWPQWYYKTEGRDAATVHRAIRYFDAANFASHITCPLLVGVGHIDRVCPPEGIYAAVNQARGPVEIVPLPNGTHYNVRGSQEPYNRRTHGAWLPALVEGKPAPVGAAAVE, encoded by the coding sequence ATGCCACGCCGCCGTTTTGTCCGCTTCGTTCTAGGTTCCCTTGCGGCGATCGCCTGCAATGGCGCCGCCCTTGCCCAGCGGATCGACGTCGTCCCCGACCACGCCGACGGTCAGTACGCCGTTGGCGAGACGATCACCTGGCGCCTCAACTACAACGCCGAAGAGTCTGGGCGGCCCGCGCCCGCGGAGCTGCGTTACACGCTCAAGCGGGGCGGGCGGACCGAGATCGGCTCGGGCGTGATACAGCTCGACGACGGCGCCGCGCAATGGACCGCAACGCTCGATGCGCCCGGGGCCCTGCTCGCCGAGTTCGTGGCGCCGGGCGACGACGAATCGAAACGCTTGCAGGCGTTCGGCGGGGCGGTCGTCGCGCCGGGCGAGATCGGGCTCTCCGCTGGGGCGCCCGAGGATTTCGAAGCGTTCTGGATCGAGCAGGTAGAGCGGCTCGCCGCGATCGAGCCCGCGGCGCGGCTCGAGCCGAAGGAAGCCAAACGGCCGGGCGTCGGCTACTGGCATGTCACGCTGAGCGGCTGGGGCGGCACGAAGATCCGCGGTCAGCTCGCGCGTCCTGCCGCAGGCGACAAGTTCCCCGCGATGTTCATCCCGCAGTGGGCGGGCGTTTACCCGCTCGAGAACCAATGGGTTGATGACCGGGCGGACGAGGGGTGGCTTGCGCTGAACATCTTGGCCCACGACCTGCCAATCGACGAGCCGGCCGAGTTCTACAAGCAGCAGAAGCAAGGCCCGCTGAAGGACTACTGGGAGATCGGCGTCGAGAGCCGCGACGAGAGCTACTTCCTGCGGATGTACCTCTCCTGCGTGCAGGCGGTGCGCTACCTCACGTCGCGTGAGGACTGGGACGGCGAGACGCTCGTCGTCATGGGCGCGAGCCAGGGAGGGCAGCAGACGCTCGTCACGGCCGGCCTCTTGTCGCTGATGAAGGAGCACGCCACGGCGATCGAAGCCCCCGAGCTCAGCGCCGCCCTGGCGCTCTGCCCCGCCGGCTGCGACGCGCTCGGCCCCCGCGTCGGGCGAGCGCCCGGATGGCCGCAGTGGTACTACAAGACCGAGGGCCGCGACGCGGCAACCGTTCACAGGGCTATCCGGTACTTCGACGCGGCTAACTTCGCGTCGCACATCACTTGCCCGCTGCTCGTGGGCGTGGGGCACATCGACCGCGTCTGCCCGCCGGAGGGGATTTACGCCGCGGTGAACCAAGCCCGTGGGCCGGTCGAGATCGTCCCACTGCCTAATGGCACGCACTACAACGTGCGCGGTTCCCAAGAGCCGTACAATCGCCGCACCCATGGGGCGTGGTTGCCGGCGCTCGTCGAAGGCAAGCCGGCGCCGGTCGGCGCCGCCGCGGTTGAATGA
- a CDS encoding type 1 glutamine amidotransferase domain-containing protein, whose product MSDAKQCEPCDTTEQCLKGDKIAFLATDGVEQSELTRPWEAVEKAGGQPVLVSLEMGEIQGMHHDQNGDRFTVGITVDQAKADDFVGLVLPGGVANPDTLRTCDKAVQFVRDFFQQHKPVAAICHGPWLLAEADVLNGRKVTSYASIKTDLVNAGANWVDEECVCDEGLVTSRSPDDLNAFCDKAVEEFAEGKHEKQTV is encoded by the coding sequence ATGAGCGATGCCAAACAATGCGAACCGTGCGACACGACCGAGCAATGCCTCAAGGGCGACAAGATCGCGTTTCTTGCCACCGACGGCGTAGAACAGTCGGAGCTGACCCGCCCGTGGGAGGCGGTCGAGAAGGCGGGCGGCCAACCGGTGCTCGTCTCTCTCGAGATGGGCGAAATCCAAGGCATGCACCACGACCAAAACGGCGACCGCTTCACGGTGGGGATCACCGTCGATCAAGCGAAAGCCGACGACTTCGTCGGATTGGTGCTGCCCGGCGGCGTGGCGAACCCCGACACGCTGCGCACCTGCGACAAGGCGGTGCAGTTCGTTCGCGACTTCTTCCAGCAGCACAAACCGGTGGCCGCTATCTGCCACGGCCCATGGCTGTTGGCCGAGGCCGACGTACTAAACGGCCGCAAGGTCACCTCTTACGCCAGCATCAAGACCGATCTGGTGAACGCCGGCGCCAATTGGGTCGACGAGGAGTGTGTGTGCGACGAGGGCTTGGTGACAAGCCGCTCGCCCGACGACCTCAACGCTTTCTGCGACAAGGCGGTCGAGGAATTCGCCGAAGGCAAGCACGAGAAACAGACCGTCTGA
- a CDS encoding formylglycine-generating enzyme family protein, translating to MSFLAHAAARAAFVALLLVPFAHAARADTFGSGENAFSIPMVTVGDPGNAPDTTGAPNPVGAVGYTYRIGKYEVPEEAVRKANALSELAGEQLGITLDERGPQKPATGLSWFEAARFVNWLNEDAGFHAAYKFDDGPLGTGEFQLWEPTDPGFIPGNRFRNSLARYVLPSADEWYKAAFYDPFAEVYYDYPTGSDMPPTPVMSGTDLGTAVWNQDTGPTDVVLAGGSSPYGTIGQGGNVSEWHEGPASAVPDIKSSSNLRAIRGSDWGLAVSAGGMSSLSSPADLSPKLSFSVVGFRVLTVPEPSGFGIMLAIVLLGAFIPRFASRQEHVS from the coding sequence ATGTCCTTCCTCGCTCACGCCGCCGCCCGTGCCGCTTTCGTTGCCCTGCTGCTCGTCCCCTTCGCCCATGCCGCCCGTGCCGACACGTTCGGCAGCGGTGAGAACGCGTTCTCGATCCCGATGGTCACCGTGGGCGACCCCGGCAACGCCCCCGACACGACCGGCGCGCCCAACCCGGTCGGCGCCGTCGGCTACACGTACCGCATCGGCAAGTACGAGGTCCCCGAGGAGGCGGTCCGCAAGGCAAACGCGCTCAGTGAACTCGCTGGCGAGCAACTCGGCATCACGCTCGATGAGCGCGGCCCCCAGAAACCGGCCACCGGTCTCTCCTGGTTCGAGGCGGCCCGGTTCGTCAACTGGCTCAACGAGGACGCGGGTTTTCACGCCGCCTACAAGTTCGACGACGGCCCACTAGGAACGGGCGAATTCCAACTGTGGGAGCCGACCGACCCCGGCTTCATCCCCGGCAACCGGTTCCGCAACTCGCTCGCCCGCTACGTGCTGCCCTCGGCCGACGAGTGGTACAAGGCGGCGTTCTACGATCCGTTTGCTGAGGTCTACTACGACTACCCCACGGGCAGCGACATGCCACCGACGCCGGTGATGAGCGGGACCGACCTGGGCACGGCGGTGTGGAATCAAGATACGGGGCCGACCGACGTGGTGCTTGCCGGCGGAAGTAGTCCGTATGGGACTATTGGGCAAGGCGGCAACGTCAGCGAGTGGCACGAAGGGCCAGCTAGTGCCGTACCCGACATAAAATCATCTTCTAACCTCAGAGCAATTCGAGGTAGTGACTGGGGGTTAGCTGTGAGCGCTGGCGGAATGTCATCTTTATCATCACCAGCAGACCTGAGTCCAAAGCTGTCGTTCTCAGTGGTTGGATTTCGGGTTCTCACAGTGCCTGAACCATCGGGCTTTGGAATCATGTTGGCTATAGTGCTTCTTGGCGCCTTTATTCCTAGGTTTGCCAGTCGTCAAGAGCACGTATCGTAG
- a CDS encoding signal peptide-containing protein, with protein sequence MRRVLRMIPGLLLPRISLYDLRAVLAAAVLGAIVAGVYGALHDQLTYSLSREYFTKLKFHQFDYADPGLGERAFAAVVGLLATWWVGFVAAWFLGRRLFPGQPRATAWRRIALGFAVVLAGGLLGGLAGYAYGVWRGPEADLAGWQWAIERFGVTDARSFVRVAYIHNGGYVGGALGLLAALLTIHPNRRPLQDMPPVE encoded by the coding sequence ATGCGGCGCGTGCTTAGGATGATCCCAGGCCTGCTGCTGCCACGCATATCGCTGTACGACCTGCGCGCCGTGCTCGCCGCCGCCGTGCTGGGGGCGATTGTCGCGGGGGTTTATGGCGCCTTGCACGACCAGCTGACCTACTCGCTTTCGCGTGAGTACTTCACCAAACTCAAGTTCCACCAGTTCGACTACGCCGATCCGGGGCTCGGCGAGCGCGCGTTCGCTGCGGTGGTCGGCTTGCTCGCCACTTGGTGGGTCGGTTTCGTCGCGGCGTGGTTTTTAGGCCGGCGTCTGTTCCCGGGCCAGCCGCGCGCGACCGCATGGCGGCGGATCGCCCTGGGCTTTGCGGTGGTGCTGGCTGGCGGCCTGCTGGGCGGGCTGGCCGGATACGCCTACGGCGTGTGGCGCGGGCCCGAAGCCGATCTGGCTGGCTGGCAGTGGGCGATCGAACGCTTTGGCGTGACCGACGCGCGGTCGTTCGTTCGCGTCGCCTACATCCACAACGGCGGCTACGTGGGAGGCGCCTTGGGGCTCCTCGCTGCGCTGCTCACGATCCACCCCAACAGGCGCCCGCTGCAGGACATGCCGCCGGTCGAGTGA
- a CDS encoding DUF2237 family protein → MAEKQTTPHGGKNVLGGPLAPCCTSPVTGYYRDGFCHTGKGDAGVHTICAEMTEEFLVFSRSRGNDLSTPVPEFEFPGLKPGDRWCLCAPRWKEAYDAGMAPRVLLEACHMSSLEFASLEELREFAIEE, encoded by the coding sequence ATGGCCGAAAAGCAAACGACTCCCCACGGCGGCAAGAACGTGCTCGGCGGGCCACTCGCGCCGTGCTGCACGAGCCCGGTGACCGGCTACTACCGCGACGGGTTCTGCCACACCGGCAAGGGCGACGCCGGCGTGCACACCATCTGCGCCGAGATGACCGAGGAGTTCCTCGTCTTCAGCCGCAGCCGCGGCAACGACCTCTCGACTCCTGTGCCGGAGTTCGAGTTCCCGGGCCTCAAGCCGGGTGACCGCTGGTGCCTCTGCGCCCCGCGTTGGAAGGAAGCGTACGACGCCGGCATGGCGCCGCGCGTGCTGCTCGAGGCCTGCCACATGTCTTCGCTCGAGTTCGCGTCGCTCGAAGAACTCCGCGAGTTCGCTATCGAGGAGTGA
- a CDS encoding polysaccharide biosynthesis/export family protein yields the protein MIPSAGCTAFMAPRQPIPTAPEGPSAQSPVPRELEMMSLDRYRIEPPDILLITAIKIVPKPPHKVQPFDGLLIRVTGTLPDQPIADAFAVDPEGMVDLGPAYGKVPVAGLTIDEAQDAVRRQVAQVLAEPQVSISLAFSSGAQPISGEHLVGPDGRVNLGTYGSVYVTGLTVEEAKAKIEEKLSEKLADPEVIVDVFSYNSKKYYIITQGGGFGDNLVPQPITGNETVLDAIAAVGGISQVSSTKIWIARPAPNGVGCEQILPIAYEDITRGASTATNYQILPGDRVFIAEDPLVKLDAVLSRFSRPIERVFGTVSLGTATINRIVRFGLGQNQGG from the coding sequence ATGATTCCAAGCGCCGGCTGCACGGCGTTCATGGCGCCGCGGCAGCCGATCCCGACGGCCCCCGAGGGGCCGTCGGCCCAGTCGCCCGTGCCGCGCGAACTGGAGATGATGTCGCTCGACCGCTACCGCATCGAGCCGCCGGATATCTTGCTGATCACCGCGATCAAGATCGTGCCCAAGCCGCCCCACAAGGTGCAGCCGTTCGACGGGCTGCTGATCCGAGTGACCGGCACCCTGCCCGACCAGCCGATCGCCGACGCGTTCGCCGTCGACCCGGAGGGCATGGTCGACCTCGGACCCGCCTACGGCAAAGTGCCCGTGGCAGGCCTCACGATCGACGAGGCGCAAGACGCCGTCCGTCGCCAGGTCGCCCAGGTGCTGGCCGAGCCCCAGGTGAGCATCTCGCTCGCCTTCTCTTCGGGCGCCCAGCCGATCAGCGGCGAGCACCTCGTCGGCCCCGACGGACGCGTGAACCTCGGCACCTACGGCTCGGTGTACGTCACCGGCCTGACGGTGGAAGAGGCCAAGGCCAAGATCGAAGAGAAGCTCTCCGAGAAACTCGCCGACCCGGAAGTGATTGTCGACGTCTTCTCGTACAACAGCAAGAAGTACTACATCATCACGCAGGGCGGCGGGTTCGGCGACAACCTCGTGCCGCAGCCGATCACCGGCAACGAGACCGTGCTCGACGCGATCGCGGCGGTGGGCGGCATCAGCCAAGTCTCGTCCACCAAGATCTGGATCGCCCGCCCCGCCCCCAACGGCGTCGGCTGCGAGCAGATCTTGCCCATCGCTTACGAAGACATCACCCGCGGCGCCTCCACCGCCACCAACTACCAGATCCTCCCCGGCGACCGTGTGTTCATCGCCGAGGACCCGCTGGTCAAGCTCGACGCCGTCCTGTCGCGATTCTCACGGCCCATCGAGCGGGTGTTCGGCACCGTCTCGCTTGGCACGGCGACGATCAACCGCATCGTCCGGTTCGGTCTGGGCCAGAACCAAGGCGGCTGA
- a CDS encoding exosortase/archaeosortase family protein: MANPFISPAHVDPLSSGADAYSDRFSWEDAPQRIAYFLLVGLTAALLYSYWNMLQLTSEAWNQPQYSHGFIIPLIALYMMWSMRPNPGAQEGPVEQRESLMGLCDADTLRNGSMACGLVAVVGYFSGISLLTGLAGIAFALLCIGMLAYILLGQPLSGVTSAERWIGLAVIVAAYAARIIAAKYSMDPVDRLSFVVALFGLFVLVGGWRLISWAGPAVGFLLFMYPLPTVIEGRLMPNLQKLAAVCSEISLTILGLPVVRQGNSIFVDGMPLNIAEACSGLRMLTIFIAMTVAMAFLIKRPWWDKLIMLLSAIPIAIVSNVLRILAIALLFMVIPTDWHMFGVDMEEVFHRTVHDYAGYAMMIPALGLLFIELKLLSLLSVQEEGIEIHSTGVGAPGAYTPQ; the protein is encoded by the coding sequence ATGGCTAACCCGTTCATCAGCCCGGCCCACGTTGACCCCCTCTCGAGCGGAGCGGACGCGTACAGCGACCGTTTCTCGTGGGAAGACGCGCCGCAGCGCATCGCCTACTTTCTGCTGGTCGGATTGACCGCAGCTTTGCTGTACTCCTACTGGAACATGCTGCAGCTAACCAGCGAAGCCTGGAACCAGCCGCAGTATTCCCACGGCTTTATTATCCCGCTGATCGCGCTGTACATGATGTGGTCGATGCGCCCGAACCCGGGCGCCCAAGAAGGCCCCGTCGAGCAACGCGAATCGCTCATGGGGCTCTGCGATGCGGACACTCTGCGCAACGGCTCCATGGCCTGCGGCTTGGTGGCGGTGGTCGGGTATTTCTCGGGGATCTCCCTGCTTACGGGGCTCGCGGGCATCGCCTTCGCCTTGCTCTGTATCGGCATGCTGGCTTACATCCTGCTCGGCCAGCCGCTCTCCGGCGTCACTTCGGCCGAGCGTTGGATCGGTTTGGCGGTGATCGTGGCGGCCTACGCCGCGCGGATCATAGCCGCCAAGTACAGCATGGACCCGGTCGATCGCCTCAGCTTCGTGGTCGCCCTGTTCGGCCTGTTCGTCCTGGTGGGCGGGTGGCGGCTGATCTCATGGGCCGGGCCCGCGGTCGGCTTCCTGCTGTTCATGTATCCTCTGCCGACCGTGATCGAGGGGCGCCTGATGCCCAATCTCCAGAAACTCGCCGCGGTTTGCAGCGAGATCTCGCTAACGATTCTCGGTCTGCCCGTCGTGCGACAAGGCAACAGCATCTTTGTCGACGGCATGCCGCTGAACATCGCCGAGGCTTGCAGCGGGCTGCGGATGCTGACGATCTTCATCGCGATGACCGTGGCGATGGCGTTCCTGATCAAGCGTCCTTGGTGGGACAAGCTCATCATGCTCCTGAGCGCGATCCCGATCGCGATCGTCTCGAACGTCCTGCGGATCTTAGCGATCGCGCTGCTCTTTATGGTTATCCCGACTGACTGGCACATGTTCGGCGTGGACATGGAAGAAGTGTTCCACCGCACGGTCCACGATTACGCGGGCTACGCGATGATGATCCCCGCCCTGGGGTTGCTGTTCATTGAGCTGAAACTCCTCTCATTGCTCTCGGTGCAAGAGGAGGGAATCGAGATTCACTCGACCGGCGTCGGCGCCCCCGGCGCCTACACTCCTCAGTAA
- a CDS encoding GlsB/YeaQ/YmgE family stress response membrane protein, producing MGILSWILFGLIAGALGKLLMPGKDPGGCLITIILGIVGAVVGGFIATQFGYGKVDGFNIGSFFFAVIGTMILLAGYRLMIKKDD from the coding sequence ATGGGTATTCTTTCTTGGATCTTGTTCGGCCTGATCGCCGGCGCCCTCGGTAAACTGCTGATGCCGGGCAAAGACCCCGGCGGTTGCTTGATCACAATCATTCTGGGGATCGTCGGCGCCGTGGTGGGCGGCTTCATCGCCACCCAGTTTGGCTATGGCAAGGTGGACGGCTTCAACATCGGCAGCTTCTTTTTTGCGGTCATCGGCACGATGATCTTGCTGGCGGGCTACCGCTTGATGATCAAGAAAGACGACTGA
- a CDS encoding desulfoferrodoxin, which translates to MAKPQQGETYKCQTCGMQLEVKSPCQCDSGEPTLTCCSQPLAKE; encoded by the coding sequence ATGGCCAAACCACAGCAAGGCGAAACGTACAAATGCCAGACTTGCGGCATGCAACTCGAAGTGAAGTCGCCCTGTCAGTGCGATTCGGGCGAGCCAACACTGACATGCTGCAGCCAGCCCTTGGCGAAAGAATAA